Genomic segment of Desulfurispora thermophila DSM 16022:
GGTAGAGCTGGATCTGCAGCTGACATCTACCGCTTCCGCCATTGTGGTGCGGGGAGAAGCCAGGGCGGTTTTGCTTCCGGCCTGTGGCAGGTGTCTGGAAAGTTTTGCGCAGCCGGTACGGGCGGAAATAGAAGAAACCTACTATCAGGTTGGGCAGGAGGATGTGCAGCCCGATCCGGAGTGGCAGCCGTACAGCGGTGACAGCATTGATATTACCGGCGATGTGATCAAGTCGTTGCTGGTAGCCCTGCCCATGCGTTTGGTGTGCAGTGAGGACTGTCGCGGTCTCTGTCCTGTCTGCGGCACCAACCTGAACAAGCAGCAGTGCAACTGTGTGGTGGAAGAAATCGACCCGAGGCTGGCAGCCTTGAAAAAACTCTTGCAATAAGGTACCGGTAAGTAAGGCCGGGTTTAAAGGGGGTGTGAGGAATGGGCGTACCCAAAAGGAGAGCTTCCAAACAAAGAGGCAGACAGCGCCGGGCGGCCAGCTATAAAATTGCTGCCCCTACCCTGGTCTCTTGCCCGCAGTGCCGCGAGTTGATCATGCCTCACCATGCCTGTCCGGAGTGCGGTTATTACAAAAACCGCAGTGCGGTAAAGGTACAGTAAGTAGCTTAAGTTAAATTACCCGTTTTACCGGAGACGAACCCGGTGCGCAGCATGAGGCTGCCCGCCGGGTTTTGTTGTTTGTAACTGGTATTTTTGCTTGCATTTTACTGTCCCTTCCCTTATAATCATTTTAGTACCTGGTACTAAATCTGCTTTCAAAAAAGCACACCTGGCTTTAGGTGAAGAAAGATGGAACAGGAGCAAACCGGGCGCTGTAACAGGCACAGGTTGCTGCGTCAGTACATAGAGGGCAACCCGTTTTTAACCGATGAGCAACTGGCCCAGATTCTGGGTGTGAGTATCCAGACTATCCGCCTGGATCGCAGTGAACTGAACATTCCTGAAATGCGGGAACGGGTGAAAAACATGGCCCGGGGCGTCTATGGCCAGGTGCGGGCGCTGACCCGCCAGGAGATGGTTGGTGAACTGGTGGACCTGCATCTGGGGCGGGAGGGTATTTCCATTTTGCAGATAACACCCTCCATGTGTTTGCGCAAGACCGGGGTGGCCAGCGGGCAGTATTTGTTTGCCCAGGCCAATACCCTGGCCGTGGCCCTGATTGACGCGCCGGTGGCCCTGACGGGTACGGCCAAGGTCAGCTTCAAAAGACCGGTGTTCGTAGGGGAAAATGTAGTGGCGCGGGCATATATCAGCCGCCAAAAAGGCAATAAATATATGGTAAGGGTTTCCTCCACTGTGGGGCGGGAAACTGTTTTTACCGGTAAATTCCTGGTGTTTGTTATTCCGGAGGAGGAGTGGCGGCGTTGAACATTGCGGTTGATGCCATGGGAGGAGATTTTGCCCCGTCCGAAACGGTGCGGGGTGCTTTGCTGGCTGCCCGGCAGGACGGCCTGCGGCCCATACTGGTGGGTGATGAAGAAAAGATTTATGCCGAACTGGAGGGGCCGGATCGCTCATTGGTGGAAGTGGTGCACGCGCCGGAAGTTATCGGTATGGATGAGAGCCCTGCTGTTGCGGTGCGGCGCAAAAAAAATTCTTCAATTGTACGGGCGGTACAGCTGGTCAGGGAAGGCCGGGCGGCGGCCATGGTCTCGGCCGGCAACACCGGCGCAGTGATGGCGGCGGGGCTGCTGGGCCTGGGGAGAATCAAGGGTATTGACAGGCCGGCCATTGCCAGTGTGCTTCCCACCCGGCGGGGCAAGGTGGTGCTCCTGGATGCGGGGGCCAATGTGGACTGTGAGCCGCACCACTTACTGCAGTTCGCCTTAATGGGTTATCTCTATGCCCGCGACGTGCTGGGCGTGTCCGACCCGCGGGTGGGGCTTTTGAACATCGGTGAGGAAGAATGCAAGGGCAACAGCCTGACCCAGGCCGCCTTCTCCTTACTAAAAGAAAGCGGGCTGAATTTTGTTGGCAATGTGGAGGGACGGGACATTTTTCCCGGCCAGGCCGATGTGGTGGTGTGTGACGGGTTTGTGGGCAAT
This window contains:
- a CDS encoding YceD family protein; translation: MIKLDVSRLKHVPGETQRVVLRSELPDIITETERIGLAGPVELDLQLTSTASAIVVRGEARAVLLPACGRCLESFAQPVRAEIEETYYQVGQEDVQPDPEWQPYSGDSIDITGDVIKSLLVALPMRLVCSEDCRGLCPVCGTNLNKQQCNCVVEEIDPRLAALKKLLQ
- the rpmF gene encoding 50S ribosomal protein L32, whose product is MGVPKRRASKQRGRQRRAASYKIAAPTLVSCPQCRELIMPHHACPECGYYKNRSAVKVQ
- the fapR gene encoding transcription factor FapR: MEQEQTGRCNRHRLLRQYIEGNPFLTDEQLAQILGVSIQTIRLDRSELNIPEMRERVKNMARGVYGQVRALTRQEMVGELVDLHLGREGISILQITPSMCLRKTGVASGQYLFAQANTLAVALIDAPVALTGTAKVSFKRPVFVGENVVARAYISRQKGNKYMVRVSSTVGRETVFTGKFLVFVIPEEEWRR
- the plsX gene encoding phosphate acyltransferase PlsX, which codes for MNIAVDAMGGDFAPSETVRGALLAARQDGLRPILVGDEEKIYAELEGPDRSLVEVVHAPEVIGMDESPAVAVRRKKNSSIVRAVQLVREGRAAAMVSAGNTGAVMAAGLLGLGRIKGIDRPAIASVLPTRRGKVVLLDAGANVDCEPHHLLQFALMGYLYARDVLGVSDPRVGLLNIGEEECKGNSLTQAAFSLLKESGLNFVGNVEGRDIFPGQADVVVCDGFVGNVVLKTSEGLAMTLLGMLKDALGVSWLSRLGALLSLPALQDLRRRLDYAEYGGAPLLGVNGAVVIGHGSSDARAIRNALRFAASAAQSRLVEKIAGSLGQLVHDMKSSCGGCGNA